The nucleotide sequence TAGGAAATCGGTATGGCCTTCGGGCAGATAAAACATTTTCTGGACGCTGTTCCCCAAACCAACGCCTCCCAGCCCCCCTCGACCGAAGGCGATCAGTGCCTGTACCAATTGATAGCCGGAATCCTGGGCATGGGACCAGGGATCGAGAAAACCGATCCAACGCTTGAACCGATAAGGCTCGAAAACCACCAAGCCCGTCGCGGCGCCTCCCAGAATGGCCATCAAGGACAGCAGCGGCAACAGCCGGGCGCCGCCCAAGAACAATACCGTCACCGCGGTGGCCAGAAGTACCGCCGCCGCACCGAAATCAGGTTCCCAGAGCAACAAACCGGCGCCCAAACCCAATGGAACCAGGGGACGAATCAACCCCATGGCGCGGGTACGCAATTCATGATGGTGACGAACCACGTAACCGGCTAAATAGATCACCGCCACCCATTTGAACACTTCCGAAACTTGCAGGCGAAGCACCGCCAAATTCAGCCAACGGGTACTGCCATTCACCGTGACCCCGAGACCGGGGATTTTCACCGCCACCAATAAGACAAAGCCCCCCAAGAGCAACACCGCCCCGCCGCGCAGCCACCAATGCAACGGCACAGCCAGAACCGCCGCTCCGGCCGCGAGCCCCAACCCCAGATGGGCCAATTGACGTTTGGCGAAATGCAAGCCGTCCTCGGTCAAGTGCAACGAAGCGGAGGTCATCATCACATAGCCCGCCACCAAGAGGATCGTCGCCGCCGCCAGCAAACCGTGATCGAGAAAGATGCCGGTGCCGGTCGGGGACACGGCTTGCCGCGCTTTTACCGCCATTTAGATTCACCCTCCCCGAGATCGGCACCGGCTAGGGATATTTCAGGACGGGGTGACGGAGGAACCGCCTCGTTCGCGATCGACGCGCTTCCTCCCTCGGCGCGCCCTACGAGACGCTGCACCCATTGCATGAAACATTCTCCCCGGGCCTGATAATTTTCGAATTGATCGAGGCTGGCGCAAGCCGGCGCCAGCAACACGGTATCTCCCGGACGGGCGATCCGTCCGGCGACCGTCATCGCGCCAGACAAGTCCTCCACCACGCGTATTTCCGTCGCCCCGGCCAGGGCCTCGGCCAGCCGGTTACGGTCGCGGCCGTACAGCACCGCCGTTTTGACCTTGGCGGCGACGGCCGGGACGAGCGAAGCAAAATCGGCGCCCTTGCCGTCCCCGCCGGCCAACCAAATCAAGGGCGCACCCGAACCCGCAATGGCCGCCTCGGCGGCCCCCACATTGGTGGCCTTGGAATCGTTGATCCATGCCACCCCGTCGATTTCCCCCACCGTTTGCATCCGATGGGGCAAGCCGCTGAATCGTCGCAGCACCGAGATCGCGGCCTCCGGCGAAATCCCCGCCGTCTCCGCCAACGCCAGAGCCGCCAAGGCATTGGCCCAATTGTGGCGGCCGCTCAGCCGCATCTCCGCCGCCGGTATGAGCGGTTTCCCATAGGCAACCAACCATTCGCGACCGCGATAGCGAAGCAAGCCGTAATCGGCCGTGGGATCGCTCAGACTAAACCGCAGTTGGCGATCGCGAAGCGCACTTCCTGCCAACCTCGTCACAACCGGGTCGTCCCCGTTTACCACTTGCCGCCGGCTCCATCGCAACAGACGTCCCTTGGCCGAGGCATAGGCTTCCTGATTCGAGTGACGATCCAAGTGATCGGGGCTGACATTCAGCACCGCGCCAGCCTCCGGACGCAATCGCCGGCTTCGCTCCAACTGGAAGCTGGACAGCTCAAGGACGTAGAGTTGGCAAGCCTCATCCAATAAATCCAGAACCGGGGTGCCCAAATTGCCGCCGGCGCGCACTTTCAAGCCCGCCTCTTGAGCCATCTCCGCCACCAGGGTCACGACCGTGCTCTTGCCGTTGGAACCGGTCACCCCGATCACCGGTGCCCGAACTTGATCGGCAAAAAGATCGATGTCGCTGATCAAGGCGGCTCCGTGCTCCAGAGCTGCGCGGATCTCCGCCTGCTCCAAACCGATCCCGGGGCTCACCAGCAGATGGGTCGCCCAAGTCAAGCAATCGGCACGCAAACCGCCGGTAAACACCGGCACCCCGCTCAAGGCACTGGCGGCGGCCAAGCCGGGAGGATTCTCCCGGGTATCCAGGGCCACGCATTCGATCCCGCGGCGATGCAGAAAGTTGAGCGCCGACACGCCGGTCACGCCCAATCCCACCACCGCCACTCGGGGATCGGGACCTAACGTCGACAAAGACGATTGCCCATGGCCGCAAGCCCCGTTGGGTTGAATGCCACTGCTGCCTATCGTATCTGTGACCTCTGCCATGTCGCCTACCTCAGTTTCAAAGTCGCCAGCCCGATCAGGACCAAAATCACGGTGATGATCCAGAAGCGAACGCTCACCCGCGGCTCCGGCCAGCCCTGGAGTTCGAAATGATGGTGCAGGGGGGCCATCCGAAAAATCCGTTTCCCGGTCAGCTTGAACG is from Methylohalobius crimeensis 10Ki and encodes:
- the ftsW gene encoding putative lipid II flippase FtsW → MAVKARQAVSPTGTGIFLDHGLLAAATILLVAGYVMMTSASLHLTEDGLHFAKRQLAHLGLGLAAGAAVLAVPLHWWLRGGAVLLLGGFVLLVAVKIPGLGVTVNGSTRWLNLAVLRLQVSEVFKWVAVIYLAGYVVRHHHELRTRAMGLIRPLVPLGLGAGLLLWEPDFGAAAVLLATAVTVLFLGGARLLPLLSLMAILGGAATGLVVFEPYRFKRWIGFLDPWSHAQDSGYQLVQALIAFGRGGLGGVGLGNSVQKMFYLPEGHTDFLLAVVGEELGLLGVVGVISMFGWLLWRVFATARLAESNEAVFGACLAYGVGVWLGLQALINMGVNLGVLPTKGLTLPLMSYGGGSLVVNCMAIGLVLRVYAEAREIQAQQPRGKSWRR
- the murD gene encoding UDP-N-acetylmuramoyl-L-alanine--D-glutamate ligase; amino-acid sequence: MAEVTDTIGSSGIQPNGACGHGQSSLSTLGPDPRVAVVGLGVTGVSALNFLHRRGIECVALDTRENPPGLAAASALSGVPVFTGGLRADCLTWATHLLVSPGIGLEQAEIRAALEHGAALISDIDLFADQVRAPVIGVTGSNGKSTVVTLVAEMAQEAGLKVRAGGNLGTPVLDLLDEACQLYVLELSSFQLERSRRLRPEAGAVLNVSPDHLDRHSNQEAYASAKGRLLRWSRRQVVNGDDPVVTRLAGSALRDRQLRFSLSDPTADYGLLRYRGREWLVAYGKPLIPAAEMRLSGRHNWANALAALALAETAGISPEAAISVLRRFSGLPHRMQTVGEIDGVAWINDSKATNVGAAEAAIAGSGAPLIWLAGGDGKGADFASLVPAVAAKVKTAVLYGRDRNRLAEALAGATEIRVVEDLSGAMTVAGRIARPGDTVLLAPACASLDQFENYQARGECFMQWVQRLVGRAEGGSASIANEAVPPSPRPEISLAGADLGEGESKWR